A genome region from Polypterus senegalus isolate Bchr_013 chromosome 7, ASM1683550v1, whole genome shotgun sequence includes the following:
- the LOC120532534 gene encoding beta-1,3-galactosyltransferase 5-like has translation MRGMKIVFLSRCVVVLFCASALTSLLIIKMICSKYVLQEDSYYRWKQRSTSFSKLSEHKSGVDFMSLQNSNYKEPICEKDIVLIILVTSAPWHLKQRNTIRNTWAKKQQDKKYPWQTFFLIGHPWADGISPEFVKEQELFGDILLGNYADCYRNLTLKVMHGLWWTLKDCEAQYILKTDDDCFVNSDRLVRFLVEHNTVRHDLYIGSVFAPGKRQVIRDPESKWYVSKEDFLEDNYPPYASGIGYLLSLDAAYRILTAAQYIPVLPVEDAYVGILANKVGLSVKSSGRFTKYNINWRVCNYRYLMVIHHLDSKEMHMAHQNMIKARTACSDTAEIIKWK, from the coding sequence ATGCGTGGAATGAAGATAGTGTTTTTGTCTCGTTGTGTGGTGGTTCTTTTCTGTGCAAGTGCTTTAACTTCATTGctgataataaaaatgatttgttcaaaATATGTTCTTCAGGAGGATAGCTACTACAGATGGAAACAAAGAAGTACTAGCTTCTCAAAGCTTTCAGAGCACAAATCAGGTGTGGATTTTATGTCCCTGCAAAATTCTAATTACAAGGAGCCAATTTGTGAAAAAGATATTGTACTGATAATCCTGGTGACATCAGCACCGTGGCATTTAAAACAAAGGAATACAATACGAAACACTTGGGCAAAAAAACAGCAAGACAAGAAGTACCCTTGGCAGACATTTTTCCTTATTGGTCATCCGTGGGCGGATGGCATATCACCAGAATTTGTTAAAGAACAGGAACTGTTTGGTGATATTTTATTGGGGAATTATGCAGACTGTTACCGAAATCTGACACTTAAAGTGATGCATGGCCTGTGGTGGACTTTGAAAGACTGTGAAGCACAATATATTCTGAAAACTGATGATGACTGTTTTGTTAATAGTGACAGGCTGGTTCGTTTCTTGGTCGAACACAACACTGTGAGACATGATCTTTATATTGGATCTGTTTTTGCGCCAGGAAAAAGACAAGTTATTAGGGATCCTGAGAGCAAATGGTATGTTTCCAAAGAAGATTTCCTGGAAGATAACTACCCTCCTTATGCCAGTGGGATTGGTTATCTCCTGTCTCTGGATGCTGCTTACAGAATACTTACAGCTGCTCAGTATATCCCAGTACTGCCAGTTGAAGATGCCTATGTGGGAATTTTAGCTAACAAAGTTGGACTATCTGTGAAATCAAGTGGACGCTTCACAAAATACAACATTAACTGGAGAGTATGTAACTATAGGTACCTCATGGTAATTCATCATTTGGATAGCAAAGAGATGCATATGGCACATCAAAATATGataaaagcaagaactgcatgttcAGACACTGcagaaattataaaatggaaataa